GAACCTCACCATCGGCGCCTGGACGGCTCCCGGAGCGTTGAGCGAGCGGGCCCGGGCCGTCGTCGAGCTCTTCCCCGTCCTCGCCGAGCGCCGGCGCGCCCGGGCGGGAACGCTGTCGGGCGGTGAGCGACAGATGCTCGCGATGGCCATGGCCCTCATGGTGGAGCCTCGCTTGCTCCTCCTCGACGAGCCGTCGGCGGGGCTCGCGCCCGCCCTCCAGCGCCTGGTGTTCGACCGCGTTCGCGAGATCAACGCGCGCGGGCTCGGCATCCTCCTCGTGGAGCAGAACGCGCGCGAGTCGCTCGCGCTCTGCCAACGAGCGTATGTCCTCGCCATGGGTCGGGTTCGCGCCGAAGGGCCGGGCGGGGTGCTTCGCGATGACCCGGAGATCCGACGTCTCTATCTCGGCGGCTGACCTCACAGGGAGATCCAGACATGACGACGATGACACGGCGTGAACTCTTGAAAGCTTCAGGAACGGCCGGACTGGTGCTGGGCGCGCCAGCCATCCTCTCGGCGCAATCGAAGGAGCCCATCCCCATCGGGACCTTGTGTCCCCTCACGGGCGCCGGCGGCTCGTACGGTCCCGATATGCAGCGGGCGGTGGTGGCGGTCGTCGAGCGGATCAACAAGGCCGGGGGGATCAACGGCCGGCCCGTCCAGCTCTTCCACGAGGACGACCAGACGAACGCCGAGGCCGGGGTGCGCGCCGCGCGCAAGCTGATCGACGTCAACAGGGTGGTGGCCATCGTCTCCACGTGGGCCTCCGCGGTGACCCTGGCCGTCAAGCCGCTCTGTGTCGAGGCGAAGGTCTTCGTCATCGGCGTGTCGGGCGCGGACAGCGTGACCCAGGGAGATCACAAGGGCTACATCGCGCGCACCCAGCCGAACACGCAGCTCCAGGGGCGCATGTACGCGAAGTTCGTCGTGACCAAGAAGGAGTGGAAGCGGGTCGCCTATATGGCGCTCCAAACCCCGTACGCCCAGTCCTTCGGCGACGCCTTCGCGGGCGTGCTGAAGGCGGCCGGCCTGACGATCACCGACAGCCTGATCTACGAGGACAAGAAGCCCTCGTATCGCAGCGAGGTCACGCGGGTGCTCGCCACCAACCCCGACCTGATCATGCTCGAGGGCTACACCCCCGACTCCGTCGTCATGGCGAAGGACATCTACAAGGCCGCCTACAAGGGCGCCATCCTCGGGCCAAGCTTCGCCATCAACGCGAAGTTCATCGAGGGCGTGGGCGCCGAAGTGGCGGAGGGAATCTGGAACATGGACCGGGCGCCGCTGTTCGACTCGCCGGCCTACAAGGAATTCTCCGCCGCGGTGCCGCGGGGGGACGGCAGCCCGTACCCGCCGCAGGCGTGGGATCAGATGACGCTCGTCGCGCTGGCCCTCGCGGCCGCCAAGGGCGAGGTGTCGGGAACGGTGATCAAGGACCATCTGCGGACGGTTTCGAACCCGCCGGGCACCGTCGTGTATTCCTTCGCCGAGGGCGCGAAGCTCCTGAGCGAGGGAAAGAAGATCAACTACGAGGGCGCGTCGGGTTCGTGCGACTTCGATCAGATCGGTGACATCCTCTCGGCCCCCTTCAGCGTCCAGCAAGTGCAAAAGGGCAAGTCCGAGCGTGTGATGATCATCAATCCCTGACGGTCCCCTCGGGGATGCCGCCCATCGCGCAGTACGTCTTCAACGGCATCGTGACGGGCGGCATCCTCGCTCTT
This sequence is a window from Candidatus Methylomirabilota bacterium. Protein-coding genes within it:
- a CDS encoding ABC transporter ATP-binding protein; the encoded protein is MTALLEVHDLSAGYGDNDILHGLSLHVDDGELVAVIGPNGAGKSTLLKTLAGLVRPRSGHIALGGADITGAGSQRIVASGLCYVPQEANVFASLSVWENLTIGAWTAPGALSERARAVVELFPVLAERRRARAGTLSGGERQMLAMAMALMVEPRLLLLDEPSAGLAPALQRLVFDRVREINARGLGILLVEQNARESLALCQRAYVLAMGRVRAEGPGGVLRDDPEIRRLYLGG
- a CDS encoding ABC transporter substrate-binding protein, whose translation is MTTMTRRELLKASGTAGLVLGAPAILSAQSKEPIPIGTLCPLTGAGGSYGPDMQRAVVAVVERINKAGGINGRPVQLFHEDDQTNAEAGVRAARKLIDVNRVVAIVSTWASAVTLAVKPLCVEAKVFVIGVSGADSVTQGDHKGYIARTQPNTQLQGRMYAKFVVTKKEWKRVAYMALQTPYAQSFGDAFAGVLKAAGLTITDSLIYEDKKPSYRSEVTRVLATNPDLIMLEGYTPDSVVMAKDIYKAAYKGAILGPSFAINAKFIEGVGAEVAEGIWNMDRAPLFDSPAYKEFSAAVPRGDGSPYPPQAWDQMTLVALALAAAKGEVSGTVIKDHLRTVSNPPGTVVYSFAEGAKLLSEGKKINYEGASGSCDFDQIGDILSAPFSVQQVQKGKSERVMIINP